From Nicotiana tabacum cultivar K326 chromosome 22, ASM71507v2, whole genome shotgun sequence, one genomic window encodes:
- the LOC107778256 gene encoding hyoscyamine 6-dioxygenase-like: MEKNNTKWFSVESVPQCYTFSPEERPGEALIPICKKIPVIDIGKSLVSSSENLETIKQLLQAGQEFGFFQVINHGILENVLTQTMSTFEEFFDIAGEQNVDVSAKKGWIYTGSKDEVKDGVHLWRDNIKHPCHPLEKCMQSWPDNPASYRKIVGTYVVEVRKLSLTILELICQGLGIEAGYFEEQSRVQLLSANNYPACPDPTLTLGIPKHLDPSLITIIYQGNVSGLQVMVDGQWMGVGALPNAFVVNIGNQLEIISNGKLRSVEHRVVTNSREARTSIAIFVNPAPNCIVEPAKVLLNESNPPLYNSILYRDFINASKAFGIHTDAIQNEA, encoded by the exons ATGGAGAAGAATAACACAAAATGGTTCAGTGTTGAATCTGTTCCTCAGTGCTATACATTTTCCCCAGAAGAAAGACCAGGGGAAGCCCTTATACCAATATGCAAGAAAATCCCAGTAATTGACATTGGAAAATCCTTAGTCAGTTCTTCAGAAAATTTGGAAACAATCAAGCAACTTTTGCAAGCTGGTCAAGAATTTGGTTTCTTCCAG GTGATCAACCATGGAATCCTAGAAAACGTTCTGACTCAAACAATGTCCACATTTGAAGAGTTTTTCGACATAGCTGGCGAACAAAATGTAGATGTATCAGCCAAGAAAGGGTGGATCTACACAGGGAGCAAGGATGAAGTTAAAGATGGTGTTCATTTATGGAGGGATAATATAAAACACCCTTGTCACCCTCTGGAGAAATGCATGCAAAGTTGGCCTGATAATCCAGCTAGCTACag AAAAATAGTGGGAACGTACGTAGTAGAAGTAAGGAAGCTGAGTTTGACAATACTGGAGCTGATATGCCAAGGATTAGGAATTGAAGCAGGGTATTTTGAAGAACAAAGCCGAGTTCAATTGTTGTCAGCAAACAATTATCCAGCGTGCCCAGATCCGACGCTGACATTAGGAATACCAAAACATCTTGATCCGAGTCTCATAACCATAATATATCAAGGGAATGTGAGTGGGCTTCAAGTCATGGTAGATGGTCAGTGGATGGGTGTTGGGGCTCTTCCTAATGCTTTTGTTGTCAACATAGGCAACCAGTTAGAG attATCAGTAACGGGAAGCTAAGAAGTGTGGAGCACAGAGTAGTAACAAATTCAAGGGAAGCAAGAACATCGATTGCCATTTTTGTGAATCCAGCTCCCAACTGCATCGTTGAGCCTGCAAAAGTCTTGCTTAATGAATCTAATCCCCCTCTCTACAATTCCATTCTTTACAGAGATTTTATAAATGCTTCCAAAGCTTTTGGTATTCATACTGATGCCATACAAAATGAAGCTTAA